The genomic interval CGACAAGCTCAAGGGTCTGATCAAGGGGCACCCCGACCAGGCCCGCCAAGGCGTCGAGAAGGCCGGTGACGCCTTCGACGCCAAGACGCAGAACAAGTACCAGAGCCAGGTCGACACTGCCCAGCAGAAGATCAACGAACAGCTCGGTACGCAGGAGAGGCCCGGCGGCGAGCA from Streptomyces albireticuli carries:
- a CDS encoding antitoxin; its protein translation is MSMLDKLKGLIKGHPDQARQGVEKAGDAFDAKTQNKYQSQVDTAQQKINEQLGTQERPGGEQRPPQP